The Biomphalaria glabrata chromosome 17, xgBioGlab47.1, whole genome shotgun sequence genome segment ATGTTTCGCTGATCAATCCAAGCACACTGGACGAAGACAAAAATGGACTCTCCATTGGCTTATTCAGAGTCATTGTGAggcggttgtttttttttcccctatacAAAGGCATGATGGATCTACTCTTTTGTATTCCTCTTGTCTCATTTCTAAGCCAACGGATCCTACTGCATTTACTAACATCGCCTCTAAAATCGAGACGTCATTTATCTTCCAATATGTGTTAAATAGGGTTTATTCTTCAATTTTAAGGTCATAGCTGTGGTCCCGTCTAGGGTATAGGAACCTACCAACTTCCTTAAGGCGAGTCTGTCTCCACGTCTTACTCTCTGCTTCCAAATCTCGGCGCCTTGTATCTCTTGTCCGTTCCCTCTTTCCTTGGGGTTCCTGGTGAGGTGCCCATTTTGTTGGATGCAGTGCAttcaggcttgcgaagggtgttaCCTATAAAGCGCCTGCGACCTCAAATGATTTATTCTTCAATAGGCTTCTGCTTttttctttgccacagttccaaATAGTTATCTGGCTGTTGGATTATAATACCGGTACGAAGATTTTAGCCCCTCTCTTGCTTTTACAAGATGTCAGTTTTAGTGAATTGCTAATCAGtctgataatttaaaataaaattatattttgtttccaaaCATGTCATGTTCTCTCACTTGTGTATCAAAGGCCCAGTTCACCCATCTCTGAACTACATTAAGGTGCAGTGATAtagtcatactttttttttttaaataagccacatgtatttttctgttgcaaTTCTGCTACAAGGAATTGttcagattgtttttttttcttctacctTACTTTTTCCTGTCTGGTTGAAAacttttacacgttatttctcctactttccattctgggatcaagctgaaacttaagtacaattattcattgtcaatgacaacacacatgaatcaataaaaattaacgtATTAGTTAATCAGTcctaattaattgtttaatatgGAAAATGTACCAGTCCTAAATTCTATACTTCACAAACAGGAAGAGAGATTCAAAAATATTGATACAATTTcacacaaaattattttttcctaTTAAACTTGTTAGTACTCAAATAATTCAAGAATCAAGGCCTATACAAAAAAGTGAATCTTACTCTAGTTAATGAAACACAAAAAGAGCACTTTTTGTACACTTAGGAGCAAGTTTGTTTCctacaagactttttttttgaagaaaagaGAAACAGACAACTTTTCAGTAAATCTAGCCTCACTATGGTAAGTCTACCCAACATTTCTGATCTGCAATATGCTTGTGGAGGGAGTGgccaatgaaaaataaatactgCACCACTATTTACAAACTCAACTGTAGGGGCTGTTCAATGATACTAGTGTCGTAAACATTTTACAgcctttcaaataaaaaaaaaagttcaattctACGAAGACAAAACAAATTCCAAGAACATCAGAGAACATgtgtaaataatatttattacaattttaaataagaGTCTAGTCTTTGTCCAATTAAATCTTGTTAAATGCAGCAATATCTACACTCTGGACCTGTGAAGCAGAAACATGAACAAATTATTGAATGTAATGAACTACATTTCCATTTACAAAGTAGTCGATAATACGATAAAATTTGACAACAAagatattaaatttataaaatgatGTGCAACTTGGGGGTGTCATGGCCAAGTGACAAAGCATTTAGTTTACTGAAAGTAGTCTTTAGATTAAATAGTGTTGGGCTTGGGgaatggcatttttttttaagggtatTAAAAAATGCCTATTGAGTTCCAGTAGTGCTTGAAATTAGATGTTGAGGATCATTGATTCACCTTAGGAACTAACATATATAAAAAGGGTTAGGTCATATATCATCCCTCTACAGTGTTtgtccaaataaaaataacattcacaTCCCCTTTAGCCAGAGTACTAGGGCCAAATGTTTCTCTgcattctgagcttcagaaatttACCAACACACCGTGTCTCCTAGTAAGTAAGAAGAGAGCTagtcaaaaaaaattaaattaaaagtcTGGTAGTCATGAGATCTAGTTAGAAGATAGTAAGTAGGTTAATGTAAAGTAATCACAGCACAGAAAGTCAAGCACATGGAAGAAGCCAACTTACTAAATCCTCATTTTCCCCAGTGATTTTCTCAGAAAGATCTTCAATGCTGACTTTGTCGTCCTCCACAACACACATGATGGTCAGTTTCTTGATTCCATAGCCAACTTCTACAAGTTTTGCTGTAGAGAAAACAAGAGAGAAAATTTTACAAGCGAATTCATCACCATGGTGATTTTTAAACTTGTACAAAGGAAATGGTGAAATCATTCACAAAACCCTAATAAGCTTAACACTTTATAGTATAGAGAACAATCAGGACATGTATCAATGTTTTGATATGTTCTTAAAGTTGCATTGCCTCCCTGTCatcagctgtttttttttttttttataaactaaatgcTTGCAAAACTGTGTATATAAATGCAAagggtaatttaaaaaaatggataaaaTGATAATTTGGTCACATTTTTGGTTACAGAAACTAAACAAACCTCTGAGAATATTGTTTataggaatgaaaaaaaagtaatgataaTCCTAGACAATTTAATCTGTCTTTTTCACCTGTTTAGAAAATGATTAATGTATAGAGAAGTACATTTATACttaattaaaatagaaagcacaAACACACTAGCTACTCTCCCCCACAAGAGATACATTGTGGACTGTCTAGCGCAAAGCAATAAACTAGTAGACAGCTAAGAAAACAAACTGTCAATGTAGGGTTTGGCAATGTTAAGTCactaaaaaattaacatttttcttatttgttGATGAGACATGGGTCTTTAAGTAATGATGGACATACAAGACCCATCTGTACTGCAAGAAAAGTGAAGATAAATACAGAACAGGACCACATGAccttataacaaaaaaaaaagggttctcATTATGATAAATACAGTTTTTGGAATTACTTACATGCGCCCCAGACTAATCCATCTTGTTCAATAGCACGAACCCTTCTTTCCATTTCAGCCATGTCTGTTTCATCGTCCCAAGGTTTGACATCAAGAAGGACACTTGATTTGGCAATCAGAGCTGGCTCTGAggacacacaaaaataattctttGATAGAATCTTGTCTATGTGCAGACTTGACATAACAAGCTAATCAAAAGAACTATAAAATACTGTGACTTTTCTGTAAGACTCTAGAACTCAAAAGAGTTTCTTCTAACATTGTTGATAAATACAACATTgaatttatttaaacataacaCATTTCTATccttaaatacaataaatgccaatgcttaaaaaatgtattatctgATCAAATTTATTACACAAACTTTAGGGATATTctgatagttaaaaaaaaaagtcaaaataaaaacaataatttccTAAAATTTTCATCAACAATAGTGTCACCTACttttagattttttctcttgatAATCTTGAACTCTCTTGGCTTTCAATGCCTTTGTTTCTTCATCCTGCAATATTTGATTTGATGTTTGCAATACAATGTGTTACTGCCATTGTTAGTGGTTAGAAACATTCCAAGTAGCACTAGTCATTTATCTATACAAGGGGGAAAACTGCAGGGAGACAACTATTTGCCAAAACAATAGAGACTGACAGGGTAGGGGAACATGGGGGGAAGACATCAAGAGTAGGTCAAGCTTAGGGTAGCTGGGGGTCAGGAATAGATAGGATTATAGATGGAAGTCTGGTTCAGTAGCCGTTAGAGCAAGTAGGGTCAGGAGTGTAATAACTCACAATTAACTCATTAGCTACTAGGCCCTTACCCCAGCTTCATTGCCTGAAATACTAAGCAAAGGGAGGTAACTCTAATTTTCACATAGAGTCATCttacaaaaaaatttattaaaaatactaaatatcatctaattacttttaaaaaatctttaaaaaaaagagaaatgaatgACCTttccaaaaatatatattttcaattatttttataaacaaataaatgataaaaatcAACATAAACACAAAAGTTTTTGCTTTTCTACTTTACTGCTGCCTGAGAAACTCATGAAATTTGGAATAACAGAGTCCTCTGTGAAGATGAACTTGACACATATGACACCCAGTTCTGGTCTCACTGGTTCTGCCACTTGCTGTTTTGTTCCCATCTTTAGAGCACTGAAAGCAGCGGCGTTTTCGGCCAGGCATAGGCTGCAACATGTGATGGCTGTTGTATGGCTTTGATCTTCCTGCAACACTTGGTGTGTCTAGTAGTGTAACTCTTGTTGCTGCTGTCAGAAGCTGATCAGCTACTTTCTTGTGAAACAATAAGTGATTTTGAGATAAAGAATCTGTAGAATCATTGAGTCTAGATTTTTTCATCAATAAAAAGCTGTTGATCATAGAGATGTCTATCAGATACCATAGCATGTATCTCCACCACTTGTTGCTTACACGTCCAACTGGGTAGTATGAACGATGCTGGTCTGCCAGGTCTACTCCAAACATGCCACTATTATAATTGACAACTGGTAGAGGTATTTCCACATCTAGCATGCCTGTTTTAGACCTACGCTCAACTGTGGTCATGACAGGGTCCGAGTTTGTGGACAGGATATTGACTTGCCGCTTATCGGTCCACTGTGTAGCAACAATCAGCCCTTTCTGTCTCATCTTCAAATctcctttcttttgttttgatttagGCAGAGGCCAACCCTTTCTACGAGCTCTGATGGTAGCACAGCTATAGGTCTTTCTTTCCAACAAGTCCTCAGCTAACttcaaagaggaaaaaaaattgtcaaaatacACTTCATGGTATTTGTCCAAGTATGGCTCAGTCATCGACATGACCACATTGTATCCCAGGCCATTGGGAGATGAATAATTTGATTTGCCTGTGTACACCCTAAAATTTAGTACATAGCCTGATGAGGCTTCTGCACAACACCAAATCTTGATGCCCCAAGGAGTAGGCTTGTTCTTCAAATACTGCTTCATAGCGAGGCGACCACGAAAGCCTACCATTGCCTCATCAACACTCAGTTTGCGCTGAGGTTTGTATACTGCTTGACATGTACTCCTTACATGATCCAGTAGAGGCCTAATTTTGTACAATGGGTCATAGTTGTCACTATTTCTTGGTGGAAAGTGTGCACTGTCATTGAGGTGAAAATATTGCCTGATCTTTTCAAACCGAGTGCGGCCCATTACATCAGCTATTGCTGGCACCCTCCAGCTTTTGTCCGAGGACCAGTAGAGCTTAGTACTTGGAATCCAATGAATACCAAACATAATATTGATGTACAGGAAGGTGTAAATATCTTGAGCAGTCACTGGTTTCCACTGGGAATCCCTCTGGCCTTTTGCTACCTGCTGTTGCTCTGCATATCTATTGGTTTCTGTAACCATCAACCCTATCATTTCATCCgtaataaataatttgaaataatcTAAAGGACTGCAGTCTTCTTCTAGATAGTGAACACCCCCAACTATTTCTTCAAATGGTAGCATTTGATCTGAAACACTGGTCAAAGTATTGGTCCAAGATAAAGattcagtactagatctaggatCAGCGACATTATCATTAGGACTAGCTTCAGTTACAGTACTAACACTAACAGAAttgtttacatctagatctatatcaccgTCAGTATCGCTATCAgattctacttctagatctaggtctaaattatctaaatctaaatcagaTTCTGCCTCATTATCTGAATCTATAGACCCTCTAGTATCAGCAATAAGCGAGTCAAGAAACTGAAACTCCATTGTAGCAGAAGTCAAAATTGAGAGATCAAAGCGACTGAAATTTCACTTACTTTTGAAGTCGCATAGAAAACGAAAGAGAAATCAGAAAAACATCcgtttttttttgctgaaacGATTTACATtcctacttttaaaaaaacccaGCCAGTGACAAAAAACCTCTCGCTTACTGTGAGAAAAAGAGCTGAACACGTCACGTTGTGGCAGGAGGCGTGGCGGGCGCATTTGGACGCATTAGTAGTGAGGGGGGGATGGGCGCATTTGGTCGCATTAGTAGCTAATGAGTTAACAAGAGCATTAGGAGAGAGCAAAATTTAGCTTGAAAACTGATAAAAGTAATTAGTGGAAAGAGAGACTAACCACGAGATTATACAATAACATACAACAAAGGAACTATCCATCCCCCACCCACCCAATCTCACAACAGTTGATGAAGGGCAAGAAAACACTCCCATACATCTTAACACTCTTCCAATTTTTTTCATAGTTCTGTAAAACTAAGAAACTGCTATAATCTAATTAGAAGTTTCAAATTTCCAAAAAACAGCAGAAttataaagggaaaaaaaaaagactaagatTAGCTAAAATTGAGCTCACATCGCTTCCAAACAAGTCATCATCATCGTCGTCGTCGTCATCAGCTGGTGCTGGTTTCTGTGGCTGAGGTGCAGGTTTGCCTTGTGGGGCACTGGATGGTGTTGTGGCAGGTGCGGATCCTCCTTTAATACCAAGTATCAATGACCGGAGCTCTTCAGTAACTAGataaataaagtaaacaattttaatcattttcttaacagtaaataaaacattttgattCCAAacgatttgtttttcacaaactAACTGCGGTCTCTATAACAGTTTTTAAGCCAGTTGATCAAATACATTCAGTTTtagcgaagcaggacgttttggcgacgccgttttggcgccagccgttttggcgacgggatgTTTTGGCGCGATATACATTatgtacatttattgtattatttcttttaaaagaattattcatatctagatctatgttttgcatgagtgtttgtgttaagacatatttttcacgtattaaatgtaaatgtgtgtttgtgtttcacattttatttaataaacattttggcttgtgtatgtgtgtttattaagaggcacacttttattttcaaaaagtttttttaagatattactttaaaattttaaaaaaatttaaaaaaaaatgaaacgatgatagactaaaaattgatgcaattatttgtttacattaacattggtttatttaatgactgtttGGTATGTAGACTTTGGGCCGCTCTCGGAATTAAAGATTAAGGATTATAAATTCGCACCTAGGGATGTCAAGTGGagtgctagaaacagattatcgtcttacgcgtgagagaggggaggggtggaggaaagagtatatacaaggagtgaaatgtgagcagaagagaggggcgggataggtgtcacatgtaatgaccattcccaaggagatgatcgccagacgcatgacgccaacgaccagtgctcggtgctggtcttgtcttcatttgtttaactctacctgcgtcaatgcaagatgtgtcacccaaatcacccctacccaatttctcaaaatatatcttttcaaagtatcttagtgtcgtgaatttgtttctatctattgtcgcccagagtgtttgtttatattggtggattcacgttagagtttgtactgaccacattccgagtcttgatctttactatgtgtggagttattgtcgtcattcagcgtaatagagcgTTAGATGTTTTGTTATATTACAGTGTGAGACTTAGATaattcgtatattacactaatgtcaaataaaaaactaaatcttttggaaagaaatccaaaaatgtcatccagtgcgattagcagaactcacatatagcatgtcattaccattcaggaatctgacttattataggcctatattcatgaaataagcaaaacctttataattaaaaaaaacaaacaattctctcaacggtgttagaattcatactatacatacaatattatggtagagtgaaataaacattattataaaagttacgtgcttattaaattatcgtcaaatgatatctcgcgccaaaacgtcccgtcgccaaaacggctcgcgccaaaacggcggggccaaaacggcggggccaaaacgtcacgtaccgagtTTTAGACATATGCTACTAAGAAAATATTTGTGGGCATGAAGATAAAAAACAGACCAAATGTTGGCAAATGTATCAAGTAATCAACATGAAAGTTAGTGGTTAAGGagttcatttgtttaaaaaaaaaattcataacatTATAAAGAGAATTGTGGTTTTGGTAAGATCTTAATTTATGGTGGGTTAAACTAATAGTGAAATAtatttagatgtttaaagtatgtatgttattttagttttaaagctggtgaaagaactagatctaatgtACAGACCCAAGTGGTTAGACTAGACTGtaatttcattatttgtaaAGATATTGGAGTCagcaattaattttatttaaagttagtTCTTACAAGTAATAAAACTGCAGATAAGGTCTAATTCTGTACAATTattcaaataaattactaaatacattttttgacaCAAAATTTGTAACAGATGGACAAACATGTGAATACAATAGAACATACTTTTCCTcaattctttgttttctttttccacaGCTTCAAGGCGCTGTACAATACTAGAATCACCAGCACCACCAGCCTAGAGAATGGaacaaataattttgttgtCAGAAGTCAATCAAAGGAAAAGTAGCTAACTAAACTGCTTTTAATCTAAGCATCAAATTTCTTTTCAagccagaaaaagaaaaaaaattgccatttgAAAATTCAATTTAGAAGCACACATGCAATATTGATGGACAATACACAGAGGGAATTTAGATCACAGAAATAAATggtcaaacaacaacaaagcacaCTCAAAACACACAACAACATCAaattattggagattttcatgtaTGGCGGATAGCTGCAAATAGTTGGCTTTTTCGGTGTATCCTGTGTTTAGGTTATAGGAAGTGTTGATACTTTATGCAGGTTAACAGGTAGACCTTAAATTTAGAGTGCTTTTTAGAAGTTCTAATCTCATTTGACTGGAGCAAAAAGTACTTTGTGTTTTTTAGGTAGCAATAGTGATCTTTTCATATATGGcgtcattgacattgtttagtttgtatttCAAAGTTTGTCCTAATTGTCCTCttcctttattttcttaaatgtttctttagcttACTCCATACTGATTTCTCTTCATTTTACTATGTTACTATACTTAATGCTTAAAGAATGTAAATCCAatcttaaaaaatcaaaatgcgGATAAAGAAAatcccaaataaaaaaaagcaaccagATAGTTTGTTGTAATTAGACACTTTGattcaattatttttaagaAGGTGATCTATTAATATTAGGGAGtgcagaaaacaaaaattatttttttttaaattatcaaaattagataaattattaTAAGTGCATGGAGGCATTGTACCAAATAATTTCTTGACTACAATGATAaggtcacaataaaaaaaaaaatctataacagcaaaaacattaaaaaaataagaataaatacaaagagctgaagttaaagggaaactactcACTCCCTTAACTGGTGCTTTATCTAATGCGCTCTGTATTTCTTTTCTGACTTGTGCTATATCAGCAGCCAATGAGTTGCTGACTTTCTACAGATTATACAAAATAGTTTAACTCAAGTGTATGGAtcttatacaaaaaaatgtaaaggctTTGCGCCAatcaaaaattgtatttatattaagtCTTAGATTCAATAAATGTATTAGCAGATAtgttaaaatgacaaaattaGTTTTCTTGAAAAATTTTGCCATTTAATGAGCATTCAGGGCTGCACAAGATCAAATACTATTTTCTACTTATCTTTCAATATGCAAAACTATTCTTCAATggcaaataaatgttttttacatttttttcttttggatacatacattaaaaacaacagatagtgaaaaaaaaaagaaacaattaacTTTTGAaagcatttaattttaatagacaAAAGGGCAATTTGCTAGTGAGAATACAAAGACCAAGtataaacatgaaaaaaaaaaaaagtaccttgTCTTTCCAAGAAAGtgttgagaaaagaaaaaagaacaattttaGGAACTAGCACTTTTACACACTTGAAACTATCACTGATATAACTTTAGTATTGTATTTCTGTGTGTCAAGTTAATCAGTTAAATCAGTTTGCAGGGTtcaaagatttgtaaaaagtcAGTTACGCTCTAAGAAATCAACACAGTCACTTTGACTTTTactatgagttttttttattttaggtggTTGAAAATTTtgtcttataatttttttattgcataatttttatctatctattcattatatatttttatttaaaccatatttatgtaatatataaattAGACTTGTTGGTTAGATAAAAATCTTCCCAAGAATCAAATAATGTATACAACCAATAGAATTCCAAAtaagtaaaaagaaatgtatttttttactaaCTTGTCCACTAGAAGACAGTGTACCAGCTTCCAACTGTCTGTATAGACGTTCAGCATCTTCAAATTTCTGTTGCTGAAGCCAAACATTTTCTTGAACTAACGGACTAGCCATCTTTACCTGATTGAAAAAGATTGTTAAGAGAAGTTAATATCTATAACTAAGTCTAAGATATAAAGGAGCCAAGGTAGAGTACCGTAGAGCATATCAAtcaaattacaaatgtaattttagtGAATTCTACATTTTGAATCCagattagatctaattctaagccTTCTAAGGTTACCCTAGGCCCGGGCCTAGATTCTATTAATTAGTAGCATTAGATGCTTTCTATTATTTATGTCAATAACACTCTATACTATAGTAACAGTATAGTGACTATAGTATAGTCTGAGTATAGTAGTATAGTTATAGACTTATagtagaatatagatctataatattctatatataacTATTACTAATCTATTATTCTGTACTCCCACTATAACTATAGTCACGTCTATTATTTATGTCAATACTATTCTTCTATACTAAAGTAACAGTATAGTTATAGACTTATagtagaatatagatctataataatctatatataactaATCTATTATTCTGTACTTCCACTATAACTATAATCAAGTCATAAAACTAGAGTTTAAACCAGCATAGGAGTAGGACTCAAAAGAAACTTGAAACTATTTAAAGTCAGAGTATCAGACAGTTAAGATTGAGtgtgatgataataataatagatctagatataatatatcatatatatatatattatagactctagatctatgacctatgattataaaatgatatagatctaataaagatCTATGACTGTCACTGTGACACTGACAGTAAGTGAGTAGTTCTAGACAACTACTGAGCCTCAGTCTGACTCGAGTTGAGGAGTCTTTCagtttttaaatttcttgtGACTCGTCGTCGTAGATGAGTGGTGTTAGATTGATGTAAatgtagagtctagacctagatctataagcTGATAAAGAGCATTTTACAACTTGAAACAAAGGGCCATTGAAAATTTGACATAGTTAAATGAGAATTGTTGTAAGTagtagttaaaaaataaaactttttccACACCTGAAAACTTATCACTTTCTAACCACGACGACtacttaaaaaaggaagtaACCTGTAATGAGGTGTTTCCGGGTTAAAAGTGAAAAGTTCAatacgttttgttttttcatcgTAAAGAGACTGGGAGTAGGGAATATTAAACTACAGCAAATGTGGAAAATGGATCtataaatggtaaaaaaaatgcttcccttttattaactaattaaagCGAATTAAAATACagtgatttagatctagagataaacTAATCTTGGATATGGGATTTGCTTAACTAAATTtagatgaaatgtaaaaaaaaaaaagagtagattCCCTTTAGTTTACAATCTCTAAGCAACAATAATGTTGATCAGATATATGACTAAACTGCTAAAATGGGCTCCACACACAGTGGCTGTAGACATCTGGAGTCTTGAACTCAGTAATGACAATGACTATATTTATTTAATCGTTTTTGATTTGtgtctatttttaaataatgggaTTTTAAAATAGAGTACACTAGGCCATTTACATTTAGGAATACGCATTGAGGGTAaaatattatctatatataaataatataatatatgtaatctaaaatagaaaaataagcCTATAGTAAGAAGTTTTAATGTGCACATTTTCAGTATCCCAAGAAGaaacttttcaacattaaaaaaaaacaacaaccaaaaacccctgtaaatttaataattgtttaatataacaattaataaagATGTTGTATAAATTATATTGATTTTGTAGCTAACCattttctaattattaaaaaaagatgaatcaAAATAACAATACTACAGACAATGACGATTCTAACTTAGAAAGTAAACCAAGTGAGTTTGCGCACTTATTCAAAGTACTTATAATAGGTCCAGAAAATGTTGGCAAGACAAGCTTTCTTCGAAGGTAAGTCAGTTTGATACAGATGCACTAGTAGCACATTCTCCCAGCATTTaacatcgaaaaaaaaacattgtaattGTGTGTTTGTTCTGGTCGGATCAGCGATTTTTTCTTACACCACTAAAAAGAGTTGAGGCTACCTCACTTTGAATATTGAATACTATGTGCTACCTGCTACACTAATCACGCACCTGGCGAGTAGCTCTCATACTAGCTCTCTAATAACATCAACATGATGCACACATAATGATACACATGAAAGTATAAAGTGTAAATTGTCTATTATTTGTTTCGTTTAGATATGTCGATGACTGTTTTAGTGAGAGCTACATATCCACTATTGGAGTCGACTTTTCTATCGCCACTCTCCAATCAGCAGACGATCAAAAAATCAAGCTACAAGTAGGAAGTTTAAATATTTGAAGTATTTTAGCGTTGAGTCtgacgagagaaagagagagtgtgtgtgttagtgacagcataacagagagagagagacagagagagaaagtaaggaAATGAACTTGAGAGAGAACGTGATATAGATCTTGAGAGAAAgagtgcatgacgcgtaggacgtaatcatcttcttttttgaagtaacgtctgtattatataagataagtgaGAGCTAATGAGAAAAGAGATGCAGCGAGTCTAttaacgagagagagagagagaaagaacagtGGATATCAGTTGGGACAGAGAACTCTAAAGAACATATTTAATACGTAAATAGGAAGAATTCTAACTCGAACAAAGAATAAAAGGTAACACAGAAATAATTATTCACAGTTTAATCAAAGGGTGATTTTTATAGATTATAAAGGCGTATAC includes the following:
- the LOC106064103 gene encoding elongation factor 1-delta-like isoform X2, whose translation is MASPLVQENVWLQQQKFEDAERLYRQLEAGTLSSSGQAGGAGDSSIVQRLEAVEKENKELRKITEELRSLILGIKGGSAPATTPSSAPQGKPAPQPQKPAPADDDDDDDDDLFGSDDEETKALKAKRVQDYQEKKSKKPALIAKSSVLLDVKPWDDETDMAEMERRVRAIEQDGLVWGASKLVEVGYGIKKLTIMCVVEDDKVSIEDLSEKITGENEDLVQSVDIAAFNKI
- the LOC106064103 gene encoding elongation factor 1-beta-like isoform X1, encoding MASPLVQENVWLQQQKFEDAERLYRQLEAGTLSSSGQKVSNSLAADIAQVRKEIQSALDKAPVKGAGGAGDSSIVQRLEAVEKENKELRKITEELRSLILGIKGGSAPATTPSSAPQGKPAPQPQKPAPADDDDDDDDDLFGSDDEETKALKAKRVQDYQEKKSKKPALIAKSSVLLDVKPWDDETDMAEMERRVRAIEQDGLVWGASKLVEVGYGIKKLTIMCVVEDDKVSIEDLSEKITGENEDLVQSVDIAAFNKI
- the LOC106072773 gene encoding piggyBac transposable element-derived protein 4-like, encoding MEFQFLDSLIADTRGSIDSDNEAESDLDLDNLDLDLEVESDSDTDGDIDLDVNNSVSVSTVTEASPNDNVADPRSSTESLSWTNTLTSVSDQMLPFEEIVGGVHYLEEDCSPLDYFKLFITDEMIGLMVTETNRYAEQQQVAKGQRDSQWKPVTAQDIYTFLYINIMFGIHWIPSTKLYWSSDKSWRVPAIADVMGRTRFEKIRQYFHLNDSAHFPPRNSDNYDPLYKIRPLLDHVRSTCQAVYKPQRKLSVDEAMVGFRGRLAMKQYLKNKPTPWGIKIWCCAEASSGYVLNFRVYTGKSNYSSPNGLGYNVVMSMTEPYLDKYHEVYFDNFFSSLKLAEDLLERKTYSCATIRARRKGWPLPKSKQKKGDLKMRQKGLIVATQWTDKRQVNILSTNSDPVMTTVERRSKTGMLDVEIPLPVVNYNSGMFGVDLADQHRSYYPVGRVSNKWWRYMLWYLIDISMINSFLLMKKSRLNDSTDSLSQNHLLFHKKVADQLLTAATRVTLLDTPSVAGRSKPYNSHHMLQPMPGRKRRCFQCSKDGNKTASGRTSETRTGCHMCQVHLHRGLCYSKFHEFLRQQ